A window of the Tunturibacter empetritectus genome harbors these coding sequences:
- a CDS encoding DUF3857 domain-containing transglutaminase family protein encodes MKATLFRCAPLLVLSAFAFGQSPTPPEHIPVKNLPLSAPASSAKGAVSSPDYSGEPGIIQHMDRVYQVEADGTGWRLLTTSAQVLTEGAVKQFGVLCIAFASSSESVEIVYARVKRPDGTVVETPVSGAMEQPDPVTQAAPFYSDLKQKQLPIRSLSVGDTLEWQAKIVRTKAEAPGHFWGQETFFEDAVILSQSVELRVPKDAFVNVWSPTLKPTETTAGGYRVLRWENSQLKPTVGKEADAEKEAKSKGVWTPEQELEATQGKLPMIEWTNFKSWEDVGGWYRGLEKDRTVPDEEIKAKVAELTAGKTTEEEKVRAVYGYVATQIRYIGVAFGVGRYQPHRAEDVMQNRYGDCKDKHTLLASMLEALGLHPDAVLIGAGIRFNEAVPSPAAFNHLITMVPVDGKDVWLDATAEVAPYKMLMYSIRDKQALVIPSTGVAQVERTPEKPPFASYQAMHAEGSLDKDGTSNSRLSITFRGDDELLMRSVLRQLSPAQYDQVVQQMSQNIGYQGTTSHSEVSKPDDTAEPLKISYDYKREKGGDWDNYRILPQIAPVLLTRPDDKMPPVRAILLGVPRTETSTAEMKLPQGWGVELPEAVHQRSAYATYDQTYRFEKGTLYTERRIEVLQDKVPVSDWKSYKKWADAVDLGNEQYVQLTGQGGGGRRFDGIAHRDG; translated from the coding sequence ATGAAAGCCACTTTGTTTCGCTGTGCTCCTCTGCTAGTTCTCTCTGCCTTCGCGTTCGGTCAAAGCCCGACTCCGCCGGAACATATTCCTGTCAAGAATTTGCCGTTGTCCGCGCCCGCATCAAGTGCGAAGGGTGCGGTAAGCTCCCCAGACTACTCTGGAGAACCAGGCATTATTCAACATATGGACAGGGTGTATCAGGTGGAGGCAGACGGTACGGGTTGGCGATTGCTGACGACGTCGGCTCAGGTGTTGACCGAAGGCGCGGTGAAGCAGTTTGGCGTGCTCTGCATTGCCTTTGCGAGTAGTTCGGAGAGCGTTGAGATTGTCTATGCCAGGGTGAAGCGCCCGGATGGAACGGTGGTGGAGACGCCGGTGAGCGGTGCGATGGAGCAGCCCGATCCGGTGACGCAGGCGGCTCCGTTTTATAGCGATCTGAAGCAAAAGCAGCTTCCGATTCGGAGTCTGAGCGTTGGCGACACGCTGGAGTGGCAGGCAAAGATCGTGCGAACCAAGGCAGAGGCTCCAGGCCACTTCTGGGGTCAGGAGACCTTCTTCGAAGATGCGGTGATCCTGTCTCAATCGGTGGAGCTGCGGGTTCCGAAGGATGCGTTTGTAAATGTGTGGAGCCCTACGTTGAAGCCGACGGAGACGACTGCGGGCGGGTACAGGGTACTGCGATGGGAGAACTCGCAGCTGAAGCCGACCGTGGGCAAAGAGGCCGACGCGGAGAAGGAGGCCAAGAGCAAGGGAGTGTGGACGCCGGAGCAGGAGTTGGAGGCGACGCAGGGCAAGCTGCCTATGATTGAGTGGACGAACTTCAAGAGCTGGGAGGATGTGGGTGGATGGTATCGAGGTCTGGAGAAGGACCGGACGGTGCCGGATGAGGAGATCAAGGCGAAGGTTGCGGAGTTGACGGCGGGGAAGACGACGGAGGAGGAGAAGGTTCGCGCGGTGTATGGGTATGTGGCGACGCAGATACGGTACATCGGAGTTGCGTTTGGTGTGGGTCGGTATCAGCCGCATCGCGCGGAGGACGTGATGCAGAACCGGTATGGGGACTGCAAGGACAAGCACACGCTGTTGGCCTCGATGCTGGAGGCTTTGGGGTTGCACCCGGATGCGGTGTTGATTGGTGCGGGGATTCGGTTCAACGAGGCGGTCCCTTCGCCCGCGGCGTTCAATCACCTGATCACGATGGTTCCTGTGGATGGGAAGGATGTGTGGCTGGATGCGACGGCGGAGGTCGCTCCGTACAAGATGCTGATGTACTCGATTCGCGACAAGCAGGCGCTGGTGATTCCGAGTACTGGAGTTGCGCAGGTGGAACGGACACCGGAAAAGCCTCCTTTTGCTTCGTATCAGGCGATGCATGCGGAGGGTTCGCTGGATAAGGATGGGACTTCGAACTCCCGGCTGTCGATAACGTTTCGCGGCGATGACGAGTTGTTGATGCGGAGCGTGTTGCGGCAGCTGTCACCTGCGCAGTATGACCAGGTAGTGCAGCAGATGTCACAGAATATCGGTTATCAGGGAACGACGAGCCACTCCGAGGTGAGCAAACCTGACGATACGGCAGAGCCACTAAAGATCAGTTACGACTACAAGCGAGAGAAGGGAGGCGACTGGGATAACTACCGAATTCTTCCGCAGATCGCGCCGGTGCTGCTTACGAGACCGGACGATAAGATGCCTCCGGTTCGCGCGATCTTACTCGGTGTTCCGAGGACTGAGACTTCGACTGCGGAGATGAAGCTGCCGCAGGGTTGGGGTGTCGAGCTTCCTGAGGCGGTGCATCAGAGGTCGGCTTATGCGACGTATGACCAGACGTACCGATTTGAAAAAGGGACTCTATATACGGAACGACGAATCGAGGTGTTGCAGGACAAGGTTCCGGTGAGTGACTGGAAGAGCTACAAGAAGTGGGCGGATGCAGTCGATCTGGGGAATGAACAGTATGTGCAGCTGACGGGGCAAGGTGGCGGAGGGCGCCGGTTTGACGGGATCGCCCACCGCGACGGTTAA
- a CDS encoding NADH:flavin oxidoreductase/NADH oxidase produces the protein MPQPINHLFAPLKLRSLTLPNRIAVSPMCEYSSVDGFANDWHLVHLGSRAIGGVGLVITEANAVSPEARITPGDLGIWKDEHIPELTRITTFLHQHGAYAGTQLAHAGRKASMSLPWDPVRTMPSSEGGWQPVAPSAIRFDEAYPLPTALDRAGMDKIIADFVAATHRALTAGFDLVEIHAAHGYLLHEFLSPLSNQRTDEYGGSFENRVRFPLEIVRAVRAAWPQHLPLFVRISATDWAPESLGPSWDLPQSVAFSRLLKQADIDLVDVSTGGNHPAQQIPVGSGYQVHHSDTIHREAEIPTAAVGMITEPAQADQIIRTGQADLILLARELLRNPYWPLHAAAVLHQSTTWPVQYVRSARGKTEPRQPVSTPVA, from the coding sequence GTGCCTCAGCCCATCAACCACCTCTTCGCTCCTCTCAAGCTCCGCAGCCTCACGCTTCCCAACCGAATCGCCGTCTCCCCCATGTGCGAATACTCCTCAGTCGACGGTTTTGCCAACGATTGGCACCTCGTCCACCTCGGAAGCCGCGCCATTGGCGGTGTCGGCCTCGTCATCACGGAAGCCAATGCAGTCAGCCCCGAAGCCCGCATCACCCCCGGCGACCTCGGCATCTGGAAAGACGAACACATCCCCGAACTCACCCGCATCACCACCTTCCTCCACCAGCACGGCGCCTACGCCGGAACCCAGCTAGCCCACGCCGGCCGCAAAGCCAGCATGTCCCTCCCCTGGGATCCAGTCCGCACCATGCCCTCCTCCGAAGGCGGTTGGCAGCCCGTAGCCCCCTCCGCCATCCGCTTCGACGAGGCCTATCCGCTCCCGACCGCCCTCGACCGCGCCGGCATGGACAAGATCATCGCCGACTTCGTAGCAGCCACCCACCGCGCCCTCACCGCCGGCTTCGACCTCGTCGAAATCCACGCAGCGCACGGCTATCTTTTGCATGAGTTCCTCTCCCCGCTCTCCAATCAACGCACCGACGAGTACGGCGGAAGCTTTGAAAACCGGGTTCGCTTCCCCCTCGAGATCGTTCGCGCCGTCCGTGCCGCATGGCCCCAGCATCTCCCTCTCTTCGTCCGCATCTCAGCCACAGACTGGGCACCGGAGTCACTCGGCCCAAGCTGGGATCTTCCCCAATCCGTCGCTTTCTCGAGACTCCTTAAACAGGCCGACATCGATCTGGTAGACGTCTCCACCGGCGGCAATCACCCCGCCCAGCAGATTCCCGTAGGCTCCGGCTATCAGGTTCACCACTCCGACACCATCCACCGCGAGGCCGAGATCCCCACCGCAGCCGTCGGCATGATCACCGAGCCAGCCCAAGCCGACCAGATCATCCGCACCGGTCAGGCCGACCTCATCCTCCTGGCGCGCGAGCTCCTCCGCAACCCCTACTGGCCGCTTCACGCGGCGGCGGTCCTTCACCAATCCACCACCTGGCCTGTCCAATATGTCCGCAGCGCCCGCGGAAAGACTGAGCCACGCCAGCCCGTCTCCACCCCAGTTGCCTGA
- a CDS encoding MerR family transcriptional regulator produces MAQHQPIRKTTPPSGSDIPGGIPDKLYFRIGEVAKLCDVPAYVLRFWESEFPQLKPHKGGTGQRLYRRRDVEMALRIKSLLYSEGYTIPGARQVFKSELRHSEPQLALTIEGAPTSIDSRQLRKLHKDLRDLHTLLSKSPARPTVHTIRAPRTPNTPRRTPERLFNLPLLPEGDKS; encoded by the coding sequence ATGGCGCAGCACCAGCCAATCCGCAAAACCACCCCACCCTCCGGGTCTGACATCCCCGGCGGCATCCCCGATAAGCTCTACTTTCGCATCGGTGAGGTCGCCAAACTCTGCGACGTCCCCGCCTATGTCCTGCGCTTCTGGGAGAGCGAGTTCCCTCAACTCAAGCCACACAAAGGCGGCACAGGCCAGCGGCTCTATCGCCGGCGAGACGTCGAGATGGCGCTCCGCATCAAGAGCCTCCTCTACAGTGAGGGCTACACCATCCCCGGCGCTCGTCAGGTCTTCAAAAGTGAACTCAGACATAGCGAGCCGCAACTGGCTCTCACCATCGAAGGCGCACCCACCAGCATCGACTCGCGCCAGCTCCGCAAACTGCACAAAGATCTTCGCGATCTCCATACTCTGCTCTCTAAATCACCAGCCCGTCCCACCGTACACACGATCCGCGCTCCACGTACACCGAACACCCCGCGACGAACTCCGGAAAGGCTCTTCAACCTTCCACTCCTTCCCGAAGGGGACAAGAGTTGA
- a CDS encoding YeiH family protein: MWKKNLFYIGIIISASGLIGPPLALAAGLAFGLSTVHTFHGEGRNLSKFLLQAAVVCLGFGMNLKEVVHAGASGFLYTAISITFALALGVALGKLLQVGKTQSLLISFGTAICGGSAIAAMGPVLNANEEEMAVSLGTVFVLNSVALLLFPLIGHLLNFSQTQFGLWSALAIHDTSSVVGAGAKYGPTALAVGTTVKLARALWIVPLAIATAMLKKSKAKVPWPWFILYFCFAAVAASYLPRYIPQAVPLFSALNRLGRAALTVVLFLIGTGITRETLKEVGVRPMVQGITLWIVVASLSLWAIHVGWISL, translated from the coding sequence ATGTGGAAGAAGAACCTCTTTTATATCGGAATTATCATTTCGGCGAGCGGGCTGATCGGGCCTCCGCTTGCGTTGGCTGCGGGGCTCGCGTTTGGCCTGAGTACGGTGCATACATTTCATGGGGAAGGTCGGAATCTTTCAAAGTTTCTGCTGCAGGCTGCGGTGGTCTGCCTGGGATTTGGGATGAATTTGAAGGAAGTAGTGCACGCCGGGGCATCGGGGTTCTTGTATACGGCGATCAGCATTACGTTTGCGCTGGCGCTGGGTGTCGCTCTGGGCAAGTTGCTGCAGGTGGGGAAGACACAGTCGCTGCTGATCAGCTTCGGGACGGCGATCTGCGGAGGGAGCGCGATTGCGGCGATGGGGCCGGTGCTGAATGCGAATGAGGAGGAGATGGCTGTTTCGCTGGGTACTGTGTTTGTGCTGAACTCGGTAGCGCTGCTGCTGTTTCCATTGATTGGACATCTGCTGAACTTTTCGCAAACGCAGTTTGGGCTGTGGTCGGCGCTGGCGATTCATGACACCAGTTCGGTGGTGGGCGCAGGTGCTAAGTATGGACCTACGGCGCTGGCTGTGGGGACGACAGTGAAGCTGGCGCGGGCACTGTGGATTGTGCCGCTGGCGATTGCTACGGCGATGCTGAAGAAGAGCAAAGCGAAGGTGCCATGGCCGTGGTTCATTCTGTACTTCTGCTTTGCGGCGGTAGCGGCGAGTTACCTGCCGCGGTATATTCCGCAGGCTGTGCCCTTGTTTTCTGCTCTGAACCGGTTGGGGCGCGCTGCTTTGACTGTAGTGCTGTTTTTGATCGGGACCGGCATTACGCGGGAGACATTGAAAGAAGTTGGAGTAAGGCCGATGGTGCAGGGGATTACGCTTTGGATTGTGGTGGCGAGCTTGTCGCTATGGGCGATCCATGTGGGATGGATTTCACTATGA
- a CDS encoding LysR substrate-binding domain-containing protein, producing the protein MENFRLRVFRAVAEELSFRKAAEVLHLSQPAVSQHVHALEEEVGVQLFDRARGAGHGSQISLTEAGRVLLGYANAAAETMVEARRALAMLNHEAAGPLKLGASTTVAQYLLPRILGAFLKQHSQVKLSLVSGNTEQIVEAVAEKKVALGIIEGPAMRRDVKTERMVQDEMVLIASPNHAWVLRKGGAIEVAELTKVPLLLRERGSGSRRVVERALKKMGLPLRSLQVAVELDSTEAIISGVEAELGVGFVSRWALGKVLRLGAVKVVAVKGLEIRRDFSFVWLAGTELTGAAAAFQGFAVGAIDVR; encoded by the coding sequence TTGGAGAACTTTCGGTTGCGGGTGTTTCGGGCGGTGGCGGAGGAGTTGAGCTTTCGCAAGGCGGCGGAGGTGTTGCATCTGAGCCAGCCGGCGGTGAGTCAGCATGTGCATGCGCTGGAGGAGGAGGTTGGAGTGCAGTTGTTCGACCGTGCGAGAGGCGCAGGGCATGGGAGCCAGATCTCGCTGACCGAAGCAGGGCGAGTACTACTGGGGTATGCGAATGCGGCTGCGGAGACGATGGTGGAGGCGAGGCGGGCGCTGGCCATGTTGAATCACGAGGCTGCGGGTCCGTTGAAGCTTGGTGCATCGACGACGGTGGCTCAATATCTTTTACCGCGGATCCTTGGAGCGTTCTTGAAGCAGCATTCGCAGGTGAAGCTTTCCCTGGTGAGTGGGAATACAGAACAGATTGTGGAGGCGGTGGCGGAGAAGAAGGTTGCGCTGGGGATTATTGAGGGGCCAGCGATGCGGCGGGATGTGAAGACTGAGCGCATGGTGCAGGACGAGATGGTGCTGATTGCTAGTCCGAATCATGCGTGGGTGTTGCGCAAAGGCGGAGCGATTGAGGTGGCGGAGTTGACGAAGGTGCCGCTGTTATTGAGAGAGCGCGGGTCAGGATCGCGGCGGGTGGTGGAGCGGGCCTTGAAGAAGATGGGGCTGCCGCTGCGGTCCTTGCAGGTTGCGGTGGAGTTGGATTCGACCGAAGCGATTATTTCGGGCGTGGAGGCAGAGCTGGGTGTGGGGTTTGTTTCGCGTTGGGCGCTGGGAAAGGTCTTGCGGCTGGGAGCGGTAAAGGTCGTTGCGGTTAAGGGGCTGGAGATTCGGCGGGACTTTAGCTTCGTTTGGCTGGCTGGTACCGAATTGACGGGGGCAGCGGCTGCGTTTCAGGGATTCGCCGTGGGAGCGATTGACGTTCGCTAG
- the murJ gene encoding murein biosynthesis integral membrane protein MurJ produces the protein MSINEDPNPAVNPLESATIEPLIAPGIERNPRRSLFALLHPSSSQSAFSATLLLMLSTLLSGVLGLIRTKYINRIFGASPETDAYNAAFQLPDMLAYFLVGGVVSISLVTILSRYRAQNDEAGADRALSIILNAMAAVLLLGIVIAEIFAPYYTHIAFRGFDPHRAALCTALTRLLLPAQFFFFLGGVLGSRLLVRKIFLYQAISPLIYNAGIIVGAIFLHQRFGIYSLAIGVLAGVILGPAALNLYGAFHGGLRYHPILNLRHPAFLEWLRLTLPLMIGVSLVTADKWILSYFASNDVGGISLLTVAKTLFTAPMGILGQAAGAASLPFFSALYSQSRFDDFANAVNRSVSRVLAASFLLGAWMIALANPIVDLFRGGSFTPEDARATALYFTLFTLSIAFWAAQGIYARSFYAAGNTITPATAGWIVTLVSIPIYALLFHTLGLKGLTIASDIGIVIQTLTLAILLNHRKLVRLSGLELRELAGALLAAIISFAGAAVVVHLIPLHHSHLRDLMIIAAATAVWAAFSIATLHLTGSKLLHQIRSRIA, from the coding sequence GTGTCCATCAACGAAGATCCCAACCCGGCCGTCAACCCTCTCGAATCCGCTACCATCGAGCCCCTCATCGCCCCTGGCATCGAACGCAACCCTCGCCGCAGCCTCTTCGCTCTCCTCCACCCCTCCTCGTCGCAGAGCGCCTTCTCCGCCACGCTCCTCCTCATGCTCTCCACCCTCCTCTCCGGAGTCCTCGGCCTCATCCGCACCAAGTACATCAACCGCATCTTCGGAGCCAGCCCCGAAACCGACGCCTACAACGCCGCCTTTCAGCTACCCGACATGCTCGCCTACTTCCTCGTCGGCGGGGTCGTCTCCATCTCGCTCGTCACCATCCTCAGTCGCTACCGGGCGCAAAACGACGAAGCAGGCGCAGACCGCGCACTCTCCATCATCCTCAACGCCATGGCCGCCGTGCTTCTCCTCGGCATCGTCATCGCGGAGATCTTCGCCCCCTATTACACCCACATCGCCTTCCGCGGCTTCGATCCCCATCGCGCCGCCCTCTGCACCGCACTCACCCGCCTCCTGCTCCCCGCGCAGTTCTTCTTCTTCCTCGGCGGAGTCTTAGGCTCCCGCCTCCTTGTCCGAAAGATCTTTCTCTACCAGGCCATCAGCCCGCTCATCTATAACGCCGGCATCATCGTCGGAGCTATCTTCCTCCACCAACGCTTCGGCATCTACTCTCTTGCCATCGGAGTGCTAGCCGGAGTCATCCTTGGCCCAGCCGCACTCAATCTCTACGGAGCCTTCCACGGCGGCCTCCGCTATCACCCCATCCTCAACCTCCGCCACCCAGCCTTCCTCGAATGGCTGCGACTCACCCTCCCTCTCATGATCGGCGTCTCCCTCGTCACCGCCGACAAGTGGATACTCAGCTACTTCGCCTCAAATGACGTAGGCGGCATCAGCCTCCTCACCGTAGCCAAGACGCTCTTCACCGCTCCCATGGGTATCCTCGGCCAAGCCGCAGGAGCAGCCTCGCTCCCCTTCTTCTCCGCCCTCTACAGCCAGAGTCGATTCGACGACTTCGCCAACGCCGTCAACCGCTCCGTCTCCCGAGTTCTAGCCGCATCCTTCCTCCTCGGAGCGTGGATGATCGCCCTCGCCAACCCAATCGTCGATCTCTTCCGCGGCGGCTCCTTCACGCCAGAAGATGCCCGCGCCACTGCGCTCTACTTCACTCTCTTCACCCTCTCCATTGCTTTTTGGGCCGCTCAGGGAATCTACGCCCGCTCCTTCTACGCCGCCGGCAACACCATAACGCCCGCCACCGCTGGGTGGATCGTCACCCTCGTCTCCATCCCCATCTACGCGCTTCTCTTTCACACCCTCGGACTCAAAGGCCTCACCATCGCCTCCGACATCGGTATCGTGATTCAAACCCTGACGCTGGCCATCCTCCTCAACCACCGCAAACTGGTCCGTCTCTCTGGACTCGAACTCCGCGAATTAGCCGGCGCACTTCTCGCCGCCATCATCAGCTTTGCCGGAGCAGCCGTCGTCGTCCATCTCATCCCCCTCCACCACAGCCACCTTCGCGATCTCATGATCATTGCCGCCGCCACCGCAGTCTGGGCCGCGTTCTCAATCGCAACCCTCCATCTAACCGGCTCAAAGCTCCTGCATCAAATCCGCTCCCGCATAGCCTAA
- the iscX gene encoding Fe-S cluster assembly protein IscX yields MAFEFDWTDAEEIGIQLQEKYPEIEPYSVRFTDLHKYVTGLPGFVGDPAKSSEGILEAIQTAWNEEYEDAK; encoded by the coding sequence ATGGCTTTTGAGTTTGATTGGACAGATGCGGAAGAGATTGGGATTCAGTTGCAGGAGAAGTATCCGGAGATCGAGCCCTATTCGGTGCGGTTTACGGATCTGCACAAGTATGTGACGGGGCTGCCGGGATTTGTCGGCGATCCCGCGAAGTCGAGTGAGGGGATTCTGGAGGCGATTCAGACGGCTTGGAATGAAGAGTATGAGGATGCTAAGTAA
- a CDS encoding PGN_0703 family putative restriction endonuclease, producing the protein MTHNHQPASIPWSASLLRRDLNARAQHLAVTSNLLHEQTTGSEPSILFGHEDKAEQARHGNFHPASYAAICANPAWSRRLTKAHTAHRRVRAHADWQWKELDCANSSDALLMNIFCHPGIFSNGHLTPAVANLLGVPAETQPNFGIHPGIPLKKSPASRKKTAHIIYQQESTASLFNDADILTNSPQTEEQQHLKDRTEIDLQLGKLFVEAKLTESNFQTASPRLIERYRDLETIFAIERLPHKIIAPSPHPSAEDFSDLEERSPNPPSPIPTSARSRTVIQGYQLIRNVLAAFASNASFCVLCDARRHDLVETWYSILSAVHHPNFTWRLKLLTWQELTSVLPEDLQQFLEAKYGILPAKP; encoded by the coding sequence ATGACGCATAACCACCAACCCGCTTCAATCCCCTGGTCCGCCTCCCTGCTGCGCCGCGACCTGAACGCCCGCGCCCAGCACCTCGCCGTCACAAGCAATCTTCTGCACGAGCAAACCACCGGCTCCGAGCCCAGCATCCTCTTCGGCCATGAAGACAAGGCAGAGCAAGCCCGTCACGGCAACTTCCATCCCGCCAGCTACGCCGCCATCTGCGCCAACCCAGCCTGGTCCCGTCGCCTCACCAAAGCCCACACCGCCCACCGCCGCGTTCGCGCACACGCTGACTGGCAGTGGAAGGAGCTCGACTGCGCCAACAGCTCCGACGCTCTCCTAATGAACATTTTTTGCCACCCGGGAATCTTCTCTAACGGCCACCTCACCCCCGCCGTTGCGAATCTTCTTGGCGTCCCCGCCGAAACTCAACCCAACTTCGGAATTCATCCCGGCATTCCGCTGAAAAAATCTCCTGCCAGTCGAAAGAAAACAGCCCACATCATCTATCAACAAGAATCGACCGCATCACTCTTCAACGACGCCGACATCCTCACAAATTCGCCACAAACGGAAGAGCAGCAGCATCTCAAAGACCGCACCGAGATCGATCTCCAACTTGGCAAACTCTTTGTCGAAGCCAAGCTCACCGAATCCAACTTCCAAACCGCCAGCCCGCGCCTCATCGAGCGCTACCGCGATCTCGAAACAATCTTCGCCATCGAACGCCTGCCCCACAAAATCATCGCTCCATCACCACACCCATCAGCAGAGGACTTCTCCGACCTTGAAGAGCGATCGCCCAATCCACCCTCACCAATCCCGACGTCTGCGCGTTCACGCACTGTCATCCAGGGCTACCAACTCATCCGCAACGTCCTCGCCGCCTTCGCGTCCAACGCATCCTTCTGCGTCCTCTGCGACGCTCGCCGCCACGACCTCGTCGAAACCTGGTACTCCATTCTCTCCGCTGTCCATCACCCCAACTTCACCTGGCGACTGAAGCTCCTGACATGGCAGGAACTGACATCCGTCCTCCCCGAAGACCTGCAACAATTCCTCGAAGCAAAGTACGGAATTCTTCCAGCGAAACCATAG
- a CDS encoding 2Fe-2S iron-sulfur cluster-binding protein codes for MSETKKVAEAVDLSKPAGDGMVRVTFLPEGRTVEFPFDTLPYEGHGLPMSFLDVAENYDIFLDHACGGVCACTTCHLHVKEGAQGISEAEDLELDRMETAADIQLNSRLGCQAVIEKPGTYVVEIPKWNRNYVQEGKPSHGPGA; via the coding sequence ATGAGTGAGACGAAGAAGGTTGCTGAAGCTGTGGATCTGTCGAAGCCTGCGGGCGACGGGATGGTTCGCGTGACGTTTTTGCCTGAGGGCAGAACGGTGGAGTTCCCGTTCGATACGCTGCCCTACGAAGGGCACGGCCTGCCGATGTCGTTTCTGGATGTAGCGGAGAACTATGACATCTTTTTGGATCACGCGTGTGGCGGAGTTTGCGCTTGTACGACGTGCCATCTCCACGTGAAGGAAGGCGCGCAGGGGATTAGCGAGGCGGAGGATCTGGAGTTGGACCGGATGGAGACGGCGGCGGATATTCAGTTGAACTCGCGGCTGGGATGCCAGGCGGTGATTGAGAAGCCGGGAACATATGTCGTGGAGATTCCGAAGTGGAATCGGAACTATGTGCAGGAGGGTAAGCCTAGCCACGGGCCGGGAGCTTAA